In a single window of the Raphanus sativus cultivar WK10039 chromosome 9, ASM80110v3, whole genome shotgun sequence genome:
- the LOC108838802 gene encoding phospholipase D gamma 1 isoform X1, with translation MAHHPVYTETLSMGGGSSHGFGQQPVPFATSTGSLRVELLHGNLDIWVKEAKHLPNMDGFHNRLGGMLSGLTRRNSSKPEGGEKSSKITSDPYVTVSISGAVIGRTFVISNSENPVWMQHFDVPVAHSAAEVHFVVKDSDIIGSQIMGAVGIPTEQLSSGNRIEGFFPILNSSGKPCKQGAVLSLSIQYTPMERMRVYQMGVGFGNECVGVPGTYFPLRKGGRVTLYQDAHVDDGTLPSVYLDGGVQYRHGKCWEDMADAIRQARRLVYITGWSVYHPVRLVRRNNDPTDGTLGDLLKAKSQEGVRVLVLVWDDPTSRSLLGFKTQGVMNTSDEETRRFFKHSSVQVLLCPRSGGKGHSFIKKSEVGTIYTHHQKTVIVDADAGQNRRKIVSFVGGLDVCNGRFDTPKHPLFRTLKTLHKDDFHNPNFLTTADDGPREPWHDLHSKIDGPAAYDVLANFEERWRKASKSRGLGKLKSASDDSLLFIDRIPDIVGLSEASSSVNENDPETWHAQVFRSIDSSSVKGFPKDPKEATGRNLLCGKNILIDMSIHAAYVKAIRSAQHFIYIENQYFLGSSFNWDSNKDLGANNLIPIEIALKIANKIRAREKFAAYIVIPMWPEGPPTSNPIQRILYWQHKTMQMMYQTIHKALVEVGLDGQYEPQDFLNFFCLGTREVADGTVSVYNSPRTPPKSNANANAIQVYICLYVLHIKWMTPAVEIFNGLLLQVQALKSRRFMIYVHSKGMVVDDEFVLIGSANINQRSLEGTRDTEIAMGGYQPHHSWAKKGSRPRGQIFGYRMSLWAEHLGFLEQGFEEPENMECVRRVRQLSELNWRQYAAEEVTEMQGHLLKYPVQVDRTGKVSSLPGCETFPDLGGKIIGSFLALQENLTI, from the exons ATGGCTCATCATCCGGTTTACACGGAGACTCTGTCAATGGGAGGAGGGTCAAGCCACGGTTTCGGCCAGCAGCCCGTGCCCTTCGCCACCAGCACCGGATCTTTGCGTGTAGAGCTGCTTCACGGTAACTTAGACATTTGGGTTAAAGAAGCGAAACACCTCCCAAACATGGACGGCTTCCACAACCGTCTGGGCGGGATGCTCTCCGGTTTAACCAGAAGGAACAGTTCCAAACCGGAAGGAGGTGAGAAGTCCTCCAAGATCACGAGCGACCCTTACGTCACCGTCTCCATCTCAGGCGCCGTGATCGGCAGAACCTTCGTGATCAGCAACAGCGAGAACCCTGTGTGGATGCAGCACTTCGACGTCCCCGTCGCTCACAGCGCTGCCGAAGTCCACTTCGTGGTCAAAGACAGCGACATCATCGGGTCACAGATCATGGGAGCTGTCGGAATCCCGACCGAGCAGTTATCTTCAGGGAACAGGATCGAAGGTTTCTTCCCTATACTCAACAGTAGCGGGAAGCCTTGTAAACAGGGAGCTGTGTTGAGTCTGTCTATCCAGTACACTCCGATGGAGAGGATGAGGGTTTACCAGATGGGTGTTGGTTTTGGTAATGAGTGTGTTGGAGTTCCCGGTACTTACTTCCCTTTGAGGAAAGGAGGGAGGGTTACTCTGTATCAGGATGCTCATGTTGACGACGGTACGCTTCCGAGTGTGTATCTCGACGGTGGTGTGCAGTATAGGCATGGGAAGTGCTGGGAGGATATGGCTGATGCTATTAGGCAGGCGAGGAGGTTGGTTTATATCACTGGTTGGTCGGTTTATCATCCGGTTAGGCTGGTTAGGCGGAATAATGATCCAACGGATGGTACGTTAGGGGATTTGCTGAAGGCCAAGTCTCAGGAAGGTGTGCGAGTGTTGGTTTTGGTGTGGGATGATCCTACTTCAAGGAGCCTTCTAGGCTTCAAAACT CAAGGAGTTATGAACACAAGTGATGAAGAGACTCGCCGGTTCTTCAAGCATTCGTCAGTGCAAGTACTTCTTTGCCCTAGATCTGGTGGGAAAGGTCACAGCTTCATAAAGAAATCT GAAGTTGGAACTATCTACACGCATCATCAGAAAACTGTGATTGTAGATGCAGATGCAGGTCAGAACAGAAGAAAGATCGTGTCATTTGTTGGAGGGTTAGACGTGTGCAACGGACGTTTTGATACTCCCAAGCATCCTCTCTTCAGGACACTTAAGACACTCCATAAAGATGACTTCCACAACCCTAACTTTTTG ACAACTGCGGATGATGGACCAAGAGAGCCATGGCATGATCTGCACAGCAAGATCGATGGTCCAGCTGCATATGATGTGCTTGCTAATTTTGAAGAACGCTGGAGAAAAGCCTCGAAATCTCGCGGATTGGGCAAGTTAAAATCGGCTTCTGATGATTCGTTGCTTTTCATTGATAGAATTCCAGACATCGTAGGACTATcagaagcttcttcttctgttaaTGAGAATGATCCAGAGACTTGGCATGCTCAG gttttccGTTCGATTGATTCAAGTTCAGTCAAAGGGTTTCCAAAGGATCCAAAGGAAGCTACTGGAAGA AATCTACTGTGTGGGAAGAACATACTCATTGACATGAGCATACACGCTGCTTATGTTAAGGCCATAAGATCTGCTCAGCACTTcatctacattgagaaccagtATTTTCTTGGATCATCATTCAACTGGGATTCAAACAAGGACTTGG GTGCTAATAATCTAATCCCTATTGAAATCGCGCTTAAGATTGCTAACAAAATTAGAGCAAGAGAGAAGTTTGCTGCTTATATTGTCATTCCAATGTGGCCTGAAGGTCCTCCAACGAGTAACCCTATACAGAGAATTCTATACTGGCAG CACAAGACCATGCAAATGATGTATCAGACCATCCACAAGGCACTTGTGGAAGTTGGACTTGATGGTCAGTATGAGCCACAAGACTTTCTCAACTTCTTCTGTCTTGGAACCAGAGAGGTTGCTGATGGAACAGTTAGTGTATACAATAGTCCTCGGACTCCACCTAAGTCAAACGCAAATGCAAATGCTATACAGGTATATATATGTCTATATGTATTACATATAAAATGGATGACTCCAGCTGTTGAGATATTTAATGGACTCCTTCTGCAGGTGCAAGCTTTGAAGAGTAGGAGGTTTATGATATATGTTCATTCCAAAGGTATGGTCGTTGATGATGAGTTTGTCTTGATCGGTTCCGCGAATATCAACCAGAGATCCTTGGAAGGAACTAGAGACACTGAGATCGCCATGGGAGGTTATCAACCACACCATTCATGGGCTAAGAAAGGCTCTCGTCCTCGTGGTCAG ATCTTTGGATATAGAATGTCGTTGTGGGCAGAACATCTAGGGTTTCTAGAGCAAGGTTTCGAGGAACCGGAGAACATGGAATGCGTGAGAAGAGTTAGGCAATTAAGTGAGCTGAATTGGAGACAGTATGCAGCAGAAGAGGTCACGGAGATGCAAGGTCATCTTCTTAAGTATCCAGTTCAAGTGGATAGAACAGGGAAAGTAAGTTCTCTTCCTGGTTGTGAGACGTTCCCAGATCTTGGTGGTAAGATCATAGGCTCGTTCCTTGCGCTACAAGAAAACCTCACCATCTGA
- the LOC108838802 gene encoding phospholipase D gamma 1 isoform X2: MAHHPVYTETLSMGGGSSHGFGQQPVPFATSTGSLRVELLHGNLDIWVKEAKHLPNMDGFHNRLGGMLSGLTRRNSSKPEGGEKSSKITSDPYVTVSISGAVIGRTFVISNSENPVWMQHFDVPVAHSAAEVHFVVKDSDIIGSQIMGAVGIPTEQLSSGNRIEGFFPILNSSGKPCKQGAVLSLSIQYTPMERMRVYQMGVGFGNECVGVPGTYFPLRKGGRVTLYQDAHVDDGTLPSVYLDGGVQYRHGKCWEDMADAIRQARRLVYITGWSVYHPVRLVRRNNDPTDGTLGDLLKAKSQEGVRVLVLVWDDPTSRSLLGFKTQGVMNTSDEETRRFFKHSSVQVLLCPRSGGKGHSFIKKSEVGTIYTHHQKTVIVDADAGQNRRKIVSFVGGLDVCNGRFDTPKHPLFRTLKTLHKDDFHNPNFLTTADDGPREPWHDLHSKIDGPAAYDVLANFEERWRKASKSRGLGKLKSASDDSLLFIDRIPDIVGLSEASSSVNENDPETWHAQVFRSIDSSSVKGFPKDPKEATGRNLLCGKNILIDMSIHAAYVKAIRSAQHFIYIENQYFLGSSFNWDSNKDLGANNLIPIEIALKIANKIRAREKFAAYIVIPMWPEGPPTSNPIQRILYWQHKTMQMMYQTIHKALVEVGLDGQYEPQDFLNFFCLGTREVADGTVSVYNSPRTPPKSNANANAIQVQALKSRRFMIYVHSKGMVVDDEFVLIGSANINQRSLEGTRDTEIAMGGYQPHHSWAKKGSRPRGQIFGYRMSLWAEHLGFLEQGFEEPENMECVRRVRQLSELNWRQYAAEEVTEMQGHLLKYPVQVDRTGKVSSLPGCETFPDLGGKIIGSFLALQENLTI, translated from the exons ATGGCTCATCATCCGGTTTACACGGAGACTCTGTCAATGGGAGGAGGGTCAAGCCACGGTTTCGGCCAGCAGCCCGTGCCCTTCGCCACCAGCACCGGATCTTTGCGTGTAGAGCTGCTTCACGGTAACTTAGACATTTGGGTTAAAGAAGCGAAACACCTCCCAAACATGGACGGCTTCCACAACCGTCTGGGCGGGATGCTCTCCGGTTTAACCAGAAGGAACAGTTCCAAACCGGAAGGAGGTGAGAAGTCCTCCAAGATCACGAGCGACCCTTACGTCACCGTCTCCATCTCAGGCGCCGTGATCGGCAGAACCTTCGTGATCAGCAACAGCGAGAACCCTGTGTGGATGCAGCACTTCGACGTCCCCGTCGCTCACAGCGCTGCCGAAGTCCACTTCGTGGTCAAAGACAGCGACATCATCGGGTCACAGATCATGGGAGCTGTCGGAATCCCGACCGAGCAGTTATCTTCAGGGAACAGGATCGAAGGTTTCTTCCCTATACTCAACAGTAGCGGGAAGCCTTGTAAACAGGGAGCTGTGTTGAGTCTGTCTATCCAGTACACTCCGATGGAGAGGATGAGGGTTTACCAGATGGGTGTTGGTTTTGGTAATGAGTGTGTTGGAGTTCCCGGTACTTACTTCCCTTTGAGGAAAGGAGGGAGGGTTACTCTGTATCAGGATGCTCATGTTGACGACGGTACGCTTCCGAGTGTGTATCTCGACGGTGGTGTGCAGTATAGGCATGGGAAGTGCTGGGAGGATATGGCTGATGCTATTAGGCAGGCGAGGAGGTTGGTTTATATCACTGGTTGGTCGGTTTATCATCCGGTTAGGCTGGTTAGGCGGAATAATGATCCAACGGATGGTACGTTAGGGGATTTGCTGAAGGCCAAGTCTCAGGAAGGTGTGCGAGTGTTGGTTTTGGTGTGGGATGATCCTACTTCAAGGAGCCTTCTAGGCTTCAAAACT CAAGGAGTTATGAACACAAGTGATGAAGAGACTCGCCGGTTCTTCAAGCATTCGTCAGTGCAAGTACTTCTTTGCCCTAGATCTGGTGGGAAAGGTCACAGCTTCATAAAGAAATCT GAAGTTGGAACTATCTACACGCATCATCAGAAAACTGTGATTGTAGATGCAGATGCAGGTCAGAACAGAAGAAAGATCGTGTCATTTGTTGGAGGGTTAGACGTGTGCAACGGACGTTTTGATACTCCCAAGCATCCTCTCTTCAGGACACTTAAGACACTCCATAAAGATGACTTCCACAACCCTAACTTTTTG ACAACTGCGGATGATGGACCAAGAGAGCCATGGCATGATCTGCACAGCAAGATCGATGGTCCAGCTGCATATGATGTGCTTGCTAATTTTGAAGAACGCTGGAGAAAAGCCTCGAAATCTCGCGGATTGGGCAAGTTAAAATCGGCTTCTGATGATTCGTTGCTTTTCATTGATAGAATTCCAGACATCGTAGGACTATcagaagcttcttcttctgttaaTGAGAATGATCCAGAGACTTGGCATGCTCAG gttttccGTTCGATTGATTCAAGTTCAGTCAAAGGGTTTCCAAAGGATCCAAAGGAAGCTACTGGAAGA AATCTACTGTGTGGGAAGAACATACTCATTGACATGAGCATACACGCTGCTTATGTTAAGGCCATAAGATCTGCTCAGCACTTcatctacattgagaaccagtATTTTCTTGGATCATCATTCAACTGGGATTCAAACAAGGACTTGG GTGCTAATAATCTAATCCCTATTGAAATCGCGCTTAAGATTGCTAACAAAATTAGAGCAAGAGAGAAGTTTGCTGCTTATATTGTCATTCCAATGTGGCCTGAAGGTCCTCCAACGAGTAACCCTATACAGAGAATTCTATACTGGCAG CACAAGACCATGCAAATGATGTATCAGACCATCCACAAGGCACTTGTGGAAGTTGGACTTGATGGTCAGTATGAGCCACAAGACTTTCTCAACTTCTTCTGTCTTGGAACCAGAGAGGTTGCTGATGGAACAGTTAGTGTATACAATAGTCCTCGGACTCCACCTAAGTCAAACGCAAATGCAAATGCTATACAG GTGCAAGCTTTGAAGAGTAGGAGGTTTATGATATATGTTCATTCCAAAGGTATGGTCGTTGATGATGAGTTTGTCTTGATCGGTTCCGCGAATATCAACCAGAGATCCTTGGAAGGAACTAGAGACACTGAGATCGCCATGGGAGGTTATCAACCACACCATTCATGGGCTAAGAAAGGCTCTCGTCCTCGTGGTCAG ATCTTTGGATATAGAATGTCGTTGTGGGCAGAACATCTAGGGTTTCTAGAGCAAGGTTTCGAGGAACCGGAGAACATGGAATGCGTGAGAAGAGTTAGGCAATTAAGTGAGCTGAATTGGAGACAGTATGCAGCAGAAGAGGTCACGGAGATGCAAGGTCATCTTCTTAAGTATCCAGTTCAAGTGGATAGAACAGGGAAAGTAAGTTCTCTTCCTGGTTGTGAGACGTTCCCAGATCTTGGTGGTAAGATCATAGGCTCGTTCCTTGCGCTACAAGAAAACCTCACCATCTGA
- the LOC108838802 gene encoding phospholipase D gamma 1 isoform X3, translating to MAHHPVYTETLSMGGGSSHGFGQQPVPFATSTGSLRVELLHGNLDIWVKEAKHLPNMDGFHNRLGGMLSGLTRRNSSKPEGGEKSSKITSDPYVTVSISGAVIGRTFVISNSENPVWMQHFDVPVAHSAAEVHFVVKDSDIIGSQIMGAVGIPTEQLSSGNRIEGFFPILNSSGKPCKQGAVLSLSIQYTPMERMRVYQMGVGFGNECVGVPGTYFPLRKGGRVTLYQDAHVDDGTLPSVYLDGGVQYRHGKCWEDMADAIRQARRLVYITGWSVYHPVRLVRRNNDPTDGTLGDLLKAKSQEGVRVLVLVWDDPTSRSLLGFKTQGVMNTSDEETRRFFKHSSVQVLLCPRSGGKGHSFIKKSEVGTIYTHHQKTVIVDADAGQNRRKIVSFVGGLDVCNGRFDTPKHPLFRTLKTLHKDDFHNPNFLTTADDGPREPWHDLHSKIDGPAAYDVLANFEERWRKASKSRGLGKLKSASDDSLLFIDRIPDIVGLSEASSSVNENDPETWHAQVFRSIDSSSVKGFPKDPKEATGRNLLCGKNILIDMSIHAAYVKAIRSAQHFIYIENQYFLGSSFNWDSNKDLGANNLIPIEIALKIANKIRAREKFAAYIVIPMWPEGPPTTQDHANDVSDHPQGTCGSWT from the exons ATGGCTCATCATCCGGTTTACACGGAGACTCTGTCAATGGGAGGAGGGTCAAGCCACGGTTTCGGCCAGCAGCCCGTGCCCTTCGCCACCAGCACCGGATCTTTGCGTGTAGAGCTGCTTCACGGTAACTTAGACATTTGGGTTAAAGAAGCGAAACACCTCCCAAACATGGACGGCTTCCACAACCGTCTGGGCGGGATGCTCTCCGGTTTAACCAGAAGGAACAGTTCCAAACCGGAAGGAGGTGAGAAGTCCTCCAAGATCACGAGCGACCCTTACGTCACCGTCTCCATCTCAGGCGCCGTGATCGGCAGAACCTTCGTGATCAGCAACAGCGAGAACCCTGTGTGGATGCAGCACTTCGACGTCCCCGTCGCTCACAGCGCTGCCGAAGTCCACTTCGTGGTCAAAGACAGCGACATCATCGGGTCACAGATCATGGGAGCTGTCGGAATCCCGACCGAGCAGTTATCTTCAGGGAACAGGATCGAAGGTTTCTTCCCTATACTCAACAGTAGCGGGAAGCCTTGTAAACAGGGAGCTGTGTTGAGTCTGTCTATCCAGTACACTCCGATGGAGAGGATGAGGGTTTACCAGATGGGTGTTGGTTTTGGTAATGAGTGTGTTGGAGTTCCCGGTACTTACTTCCCTTTGAGGAAAGGAGGGAGGGTTACTCTGTATCAGGATGCTCATGTTGACGACGGTACGCTTCCGAGTGTGTATCTCGACGGTGGTGTGCAGTATAGGCATGGGAAGTGCTGGGAGGATATGGCTGATGCTATTAGGCAGGCGAGGAGGTTGGTTTATATCACTGGTTGGTCGGTTTATCATCCGGTTAGGCTGGTTAGGCGGAATAATGATCCAACGGATGGTACGTTAGGGGATTTGCTGAAGGCCAAGTCTCAGGAAGGTGTGCGAGTGTTGGTTTTGGTGTGGGATGATCCTACTTCAAGGAGCCTTCTAGGCTTCAAAACT CAAGGAGTTATGAACACAAGTGATGAAGAGACTCGCCGGTTCTTCAAGCATTCGTCAGTGCAAGTACTTCTTTGCCCTAGATCTGGTGGGAAAGGTCACAGCTTCATAAAGAAATCT GAAGTTGGAACTATCTACACGCATCATCAGAAAACTGTGATTGTAGATGCAGATGCAGGTCAGAACAGAAGAAAGATCGTGTCATTTGTTGGAGGGTTAGACGTGTGCAACGGACGTTTTGATACTCCCAAGCATCCTCTCTTCAGGACACTTAAGACACTCCATAAAGATGACTTCCACAACCCTAACTTTTTG ACAACTGCGGATGATGGACCAAGAGAGCCATGGCATGATCTGCACAGCAAGATCGATGGTCCAGCTGCATATGATGTGCTTGCTAATTTTGAAGAACGCTGGAGAAAAGCCTCGAAATCTCGCGGATTGGGCAAGTTAAAATCGGCTTCTGATGATTCGTTGCTTTTCATTGATAGAATTCCAGACATCGTAGGACTATcagaagcttcttcttctgttaaTGAGAATGATCCAGAGACTTGGCATGCTCAG gttttccGTTCGATTGATTCAAGTTCAGTCAAAGGGTTTCCAAAGGATCCAAAGGAAGCTACTGGAAGA AATCTACTGTGTGGGAAGAACATACTCATTGACATGAGCATACACGCTGCTTATGTTAAGGCCATAAGATCTGCTCAGCACTTcatctacattgagaaccagtATTTTCTTGGATCATCATTCAACTGGGATTCAAACAAGGACTTGG GTGCTAATAATCTAATCCCTATTGAAATCGCGCTTAAGATTGCTAACAAAATTAGAGCAAGAGAGAAGTTTGCTGCTTATATTGTCATTCCAATGTGGCCTGAAGGTCCTCCAACGA CACAAGACCATGCAAATGATGTATCAGACCATCCACAAGGCACTTGTGGAAGTTGGACTTGA
- the LOC108831394 gene encoding uncharacterized protein LOC108831394, whose protein sequence is MATASDSPTQTIQEAIHQEDVVNETKGEEEVTYKTKSIQFLGRNTPIILQNENGPCPLLAICNVLLLRNNLKLNPDCYEVSQERLMSLVVDRLIDSNSKVNDKEEEYIKNQQQNIADAIDLLPRLTTGIDVNIKFRRIDDFEFTPECAIFDLLDIPLYHGWIVDPQDVEAANALGSKSYNTLMGELVALETQNVEDENAGEDSVDFVAATTAALGVPSPCLSKTSSFQDSPPAAVELRKLRKGDLEEETELLQALQLSQGNDPAPNAHGDSANLDSAFTFSDASPTSTHGDSICHLEQFKSDGDKAKGGDLDNDQLSPKKSGDEMGPVVESVNSNEKAVAELTSSGALSVEKTDLESTKTECTSESLLKSDATSVNPDLTCKSQHDDVPDALTSPISSDEPMYEGEECVNAVAPPVCADKEPVYEGESLLGKRDEKNVDDSSSEGKGTDGLTAKEGEVIRNFLKNSASQLTFCGLFRLQEGLKERELCVFFRNNHFCTMFKYEGELYLLATDQGYLNQPDLVWEKLNEVNGDTAFMTATFKEFKIDSSTTGASGTWDEQNAVTNTADYLASIPDTGVEVNSDLQLAIALQQQEFEDQSPRSNPTPQPPTSVGASRLITGPQVPRSSHRPSSATASRQEGKSPKDKDSKCRIM, encoded by the exons ATGGCGACCGCTTCAGACTCTCCGACACAGACGATTCAGGAAGCGATTCATCAAGAAGATGTGGTAAACGAAACTAAGGGGGAAGAGGAGGTCACGTACAAGACGAAATCGATTCAGTTCCTTGGACGAAACACGCCTATCATTCTCCAGAACGAGAATGGACCTTGCCCTCTTTTAGCCATCT GTAATGTTCTTCTCTTGAGAAACAACTTGAAGCTTAATCCTGACTGTTATGAGGTTTCTCAAGAGAGATTGATGTCTCTTGTGGTTGACAGATTGATTGATTCCAATAGTAAAGTCAAT gacaaagaagaagaatatatCAAGAATCAGCAACAGAACATTGCTGATGCTATTGATCTTCTTCCGCGTCTTACAACTGGAATTGATGTCAATATTAAATTCAGGAG GATTGATGATTTTGAGTTCACACCTGAGTGTGCAATATTTGACTTACTTGACATTCCCTTATATCATGGATGGATAGTTGATCCCCAG GATGTTGAAGCAGCTAATGCACTTGGTAGCAAGTCATATAATACTCTAATGGGGGAGCTCGTTGCACTGGAAACGCAGAATGTAGAGGATGAAAATGCCGGGGAGGATTCTGTTGATTTCGTTGCGGCAACCACAGCGGCACTAGGTGTTCCTTCGCCATGCCTTTCGAAAACAAGTTCTTTTCAAGATTCTCCACCTGCAGCTGTAGAGCTTCGTAAACTGAGAAAGGGAGATcttgaagaagaaacagagctaTTGCAAGCCTTGCAGTTATCACAGGGAAACGATCCAGCACCAAACGCTCACGGAGACTCAGCCAATCTAGACTCTGCGTTCACATTTTCAGATGCAAGCCCAACTAGCACCCATGGTGACAGTATCTGTCACCTGGAACAGTTCAAATCTGATGGTGATAAAGCTAAAGGCGGGGATCTTGACAATGATCAGCTATCTCCTAAGAAATCTGGAGATGAGATGGGCCCTGTTGTTGAAAGTGTTAACAGTAACGAAAAGGCTGTCGCTGAGTTAACTTCTTCTGGGGCGCTTTCAGTGGAAAAGACTGATTTGGAGTCGACAAAAACTGAATGTACTTCTGAGAGTCTACTCAAGTCTGATGCAACTTCTGTTAATCCAG ATCTCACTTGCAAATCCCAGCATGACGATGTACCCGATGCTTTAACTTCACCCATATCTAGTGATGAACCCATGTATGAAGGTGAGGAATGCGTGAACGCTGTGGCTCCACCAGTTTGTGCAGACAAAGAACCTGTTTACGAAGGTGAGTCACTTCTTGGGAAAAGGGATGAGAAGAATGTTGATGATTCTTCTTCTGAAGGTAAGGGGACGGATGGGCTCACAGCAAAAGAAG GTGAAGTAATCAGGAACTTCCTGAAGAATAGTGCCAGTCAATTAACCTTTTGTGG ACTCTTTCGCTTGCAAGAAGGTCTTAAAGAACGTGAACTCTGTGTCTTTTTCCGCAACAATCATTTCTGCACCATGTTCAAG TACGAAGGTGAACTTTATCTTTTGGCTACAGATCAAGGTTACCTGAATCAGCCTGATTTAGTATGGGAAAAGCTTAATGAG GTTAATGGTGACACTGCGTTCATGACTGCTACTTTCAAGGAGTTCAAGATAGACAGCAGCACAACTGGTGCAAGTGGCACGTGGGATGAACAAAACGCAGTCACAAATACTGCT GATTATCTTGCGAGCATTCCAGACACAGGCGTAGAAGTCAA CTCTGATCTACAACTGGCGATAGCTTTGCAACAACAAGAGTTTGAGGACCAGAGCCCACGGAGTAACCCAACTCCACAACCACCAACAAGTGTTGGTGCTTCACGACTGATCACTGGTCCTCAG GTACCAAGGAGCAGCCACAGGCCATCATCAGCTACAGCGTCAAGACAGGAAGGCAAATCCCCTAAAGATAAAGATAGCAAATGTAGAATCATGTAA